GGAGAATTATAATGCGCAGGTTTCCCATCAATTAACCTTTGACTTCTGGTAGCAACTCCGCCACAGCCTTCATACTCACACCTTGCAGTTAACTTTGTAACTTCATCTGCCATTGATAAAAGATAGGGCATAACACCAAAAGGTTCTCCCTTAAAATCAGTATCTAGACCATCAACTATAACATTAATATTAATTCTTAACAATTTTTCAACAACTATATCCAACCCCTTTACAAAAAATTGGGCTTCATCAATTGCCACTAATGCTAAATTATATTTGTCCTTAACATAATCAAGAATAGAAAATGGATTCTGCTCATTTACAATAATTCCTTCAATATATATCCCGCCTTGCGCTTCCTTGATTTCTCTCGGCCTATTATCACATGCTGGTTTAAACACTAAATACTCTATCTCACCATTTTTAATAAAATCTAGCTTCTCATACCGGGCTTTTAACGTTTTGCTTTTACCGCATCTCATTGGCCCGCAAAAGACTTCTAAAATGCCTGGTTTAATATCTGGATCATGCTTACGTCTCATAAAAAATCACCTCATAGCTTACAACCCTTCTCAAAGTTCATAAAGATTATTGTTGCCAAAAGAATATTACCTAAAATAGAAATATAGGTCAAGAACCATTTCTTGTAAATATTAGATTGATAAGAATATTAACTTGAAGTCAACTTCATTCAACGAAATTTTTTTAAAGAACCCAAGAAAATCTATAAATATCAAAAGCTCACTAACACATAGGTCATAGACTGATGGCATACTTGCCCTTCTGGCGAGGTTAGCTCACTATAAATGGACTTTTAACTGCCGAATAAACCCAATCAAAGATTGGCAGAAAATGAGTGTATTTTACAATAAGATATATAAACCATCAGCATTAACTACTCCCTATGTTAATTGGAATTGTAGGCAAACCTTCTTGTGGAAAAAGTACATTTTTCAAGTCATCAACATTGGCAGAAGTAGATATCGCAAATTATCCGTTCACAACCATAAAACCAAACCGGGCAATGGGTTATGTAAAAATTAATTGCGCAGACAAATTTTTTGAAAAACAATGTAATCCACGGATGGGATACTGTACAAATCATAAAAGGTTTGTTCCTGTGGAATTATTAGATGTAGCAGGTTTAGTGCCGGGAGCGCATGAAGGACTCGGCATGGGCAACCAGTTTCTTGACGATTTAAGACAAGCAGATGTCTTAATTCATGTTATAGACATATCGGGGTCAGTAAACGAAAAAGGTGAACCTGTTGAACCATTATCTTACGATCCTTTAAACGATATCAGATTTCTTGAAAAAGAACTGGATTATTGGTACTTAAATATTATAGAGAAAGGATGGAAAAAATTTGCACAGAGAGTTATACAAGAAAAACTAGATATCAAGATTGCCCTTGCTAAACAATTATCAGGATTAGCTGTTACAGAGGACATGATTGAAACAGTTATAACTAAATTTCAACTTCAAAATATCAAACCGGTGGACTGGACACAGGAACAAATGTTGCAGCTTGCAACTGAATTAAGAAAAACAACTAAACCTATGTTGATTGCCTGCAACAAAGTAGACGTGCCTGGCGCAGAAAAAAATTTTGCAAGATTAATAAAAGAATTCCCTGATTATATCCTGATTCCATGTTCAGCAGAATCTGAGCTGATGTTAAAAGAAGCATCAAAACACGAATTAATTGATTATATTCCCGGAGAAAAAGATTTTGCAATTAAAGATGAATCTAAGCTTAACGATAAACAAAAAGCAGCACTAACCTTTGTAAAAATAAACATTCTTGAAAAGTTTGATTCAACCGGCGTACAAAAAGTATTAGACAAAGCTGTTTTTGAACTATTAGGTTATATCGCAGTCTACCCGGGCGGAATTAACAAGTTAGCAGATTCAAACGGTAACATTTTACCGGATTGTTTTCTTATGAAAAAAGATTCAACAGCGCTAGATTTCGCGTACAAGCTTCATACTGACTTTGGCAAACATTTTATTAGAGCTATTAATGTAAAAACAAAAATGGCTACTGGAAAAGACCAAAAACTTCAGCATTGCGACGTTATAGAAATAGTTTCAGGGAAATAGTTCTATATTTAATCTTCCCCATTTTTAATCCTTTCAAATGAACTTGCAAGATCAATGACATATTTACCATCTTCAAGTTTATAAACTAAAGGATCTTTCCTGGAAAATAAATGCACTAAATCAATTTCGAATTTACCCGGTTTCAAAATATTGATGCTTTCAATGTCAAGAATAACTGGCGAATCATGATCATATGTTTCACCAACAATATCCAATACATCTCTTTCAATCTGTTCCTTTTCTTTTTTAGTCAGATTGTAAGTAATTTCTTTTGCTTTTTCAAGTCTAGCTTGACTCACAAAAAAAAAAAGTTTACCCCCGCAATTACATCCGCTTAAGATTTCTTTTGCGCCATTTTCGTAAAAAGTATTGCAACGTACACATTGGTGCGGCATCTTAATTCACCTTTTTTAAAACTAAATTAATATAATAATCGCATGTCCCTATTTTTTCCCTGGTTCGCAAGAAACTTTGCTTCTGCACCATAACCGGAAATTTTAGAATTGAATTAAGCAAAAAACGGCATGGATTAATCATTTTAAGGCCTCGCTTTACCATTGGCAATTCCATTTATATTTGCAACCAATTTCTTTTTTTGCGTTCTTTTAACAACTAAATTTTTAGTAAATAGTTCAATTTTATCAGGATTCTTTTTTATTTCTTTAATAATAGAAGCAGGTCCTACAATTGTAAAACCGGTTCTATCCCCTAATAAATAATTAATCATTACCCTTTTTGCTTTTTCATGCCAAAGCTCTTCATTCTTTTTCTTAGGAATACTTACCGCCAACTCTATGCCCTTAAAATCTTCATCAATACTCTCCATAGTTTTTTCAATTAATTCAGCTTCTTCTTCCTTCTTAAGTCTCCCTTCCAAAACTGCAATTTTGTTATCTTTAACAACATTAAGAATTCTTTGTATCCTCCTTTGCGAAGATTGTTTTTCTATCTCTGAATATGGAATAAATTGAAATGCTAACATTTTCTATATCATACCTCTTTTATTTAAATATAAACTTATCGGTTCGTCGCATCTAACAACATTTCATAAAATTCATCTATATTTTTACCAAATTTGGCGCTAACTCCAATAACTTCATATTGTGGAAAAGCGGATTTAATTCTTTTAATATCCGATTTTTTTAAATCACTTTTATTAGCTACAATTAACACATTAATATCTCTAGCAGCTAAATTGCCAATGATAGTTATATTTACTTGTGAGAATGGGTCTTTAGTAGCATCAAGCACTACAATTACTGTATCCATATCATCTAACCACTTTATTGCATCAATAATCCCTTTTGTTGCTTCTTTAGCCCTTTTCTTAGCTTGAGCCTCTTTCATGCCAAACTTTAAAAAATCTTCATAATCAATCTTTGTAGCAATGCCTGGAGTATCTACTAAACTAAATGATAGCTCGCGGTTGCCTTTTTTAATATTTATCTGCTCTTTGATCTGAATTTCCCTGGTTTCATGGGCAATATTAGAAACTGAACCCATATCTTCACCTAACCAATCTTGACAAATTCTGTTAGCCAGAGTAGTTTTACCGGCGTTAGGCGGTCCGTAAAGACCAAGTTTAATATGAGACTTAGTTTTAAATAATCTCCCTAAATACCTGTTTAAGAATTTTCGTACTGATTTTAACATTATTATCTTTCCCCTCTGCCAAAAATAAATAAGTTTAGGTTATAAATACTTTTTGGTTAAGGAATATATAGATAGTTCTTATGAGTTCATCAAAGCTTAAAAAAAAGATTCAATTCCGTAAAAATGACCCACAAAAATGACTAGCACTAATCATAATTAAATACTATCAACATTAAACTAGTAAGGACAACATCAAAAAACCATATAATTTATAAACTAAAACTGAATTTCTAAATCCTATGGCTAATCACGAATTCGTACAGCATTTTAATGCATTCTTGCATCAAAAGGGTTTTGTTTGGGGTCCAAGTCCAGAGATTTATGGAGGTTTAGCTGGTTTCTATACTTATGCCCCTTTGGGTAAATTACTCAAAAATAATGTTGAAAACACAATCAGGGATATCTTTCACAAAAACCATTTTTGGGAAGTTGAATGTCCGAGTATTATGCAAAAAGAAGTTTGGAAAGCATCAGGCCATTTAGAAGGTTTCACAGATCCATTAATCAAATGTTCAAAATGTAATTCTAATTTTCGAGTTGACGGTTTGATTGAAGAAACAATTGGGACAGAAATTCCTATTGGCGAGATGTCAAACCCCGAAATATTAAAATTGATAGAAGAAAAAAACATTAAATGCCCGAACTGCAAAGAACAGTTAGAAAAAAAGATTACTAAACATAATTTAATGATGAAAACTACTGTAGGCGTTGACACTGAAGCTTATAATAGGCCGGAAACAGCAACAACTACATATTTGCCATTTCCGCGATATTTAACCCATTTCAGAGAAAGGCTGCCATTTGGAGTTTTCCAGATAGGTAAAGCTTTTAGAAATGAAATAAGCCCAAGACAACATCTTATGCGTATGAGGGAATTCACACAAGCAGAGGGCCAGTTATTTTTGTTCCCCGACCAAAAACAAGATTACGAACCTTATGAAAAAATAAAAAATAAAAAATTGCCTTTATGGCCGCACAAAGTTTGGAGCCATAATAAGCCATTAGAAGAAATCTCAGTTAAAGATGCAATTGAATTAGGATATTTCAAAAATAAAGCTTACGCATGGCTTGTGCACTTATCATATGAACTTTTTACTAGCATGGGAATTCCCGCTGAAAAAATTAGGTTAAGACAGCACAACCCAAAAGAAAAAGCATTCTATGCTGATGATGCCTGGGACCTTGAAATACGCTTAAACAGTTTTGGGTGGATGGAATGTTGCGGAATCCATGACAGGACAGATTACGATTTGAAACAGCACGCTAAACATTCCGGAAAAAAACTTGAGGCAAGAGACGAGAATAATGTAATACAAGTTCCGCATGTCTTAGAAATTGCATTTGGCACCGATAGGCCAACTTACGCATTGCTTGACATTTTCTATGAATACAAGGACAAGGAAGAGGGCAAAACCAAATTTAATGTTCCTTACAAGCTTGCTCCTGTAAAAGTTGCAATTTTCCCTTTAATGAAAAAGGATAACCTTCCTGAAAAAGCCGAAGAGATATATCAAGAATTATCAAAACAGTTCCAATGCAAATACGACCAATCGGGCAGTATAGGTAAACGATATTTAAGGGAAGATGAATCAGGTACACCTTTTTGCATCACTATTGATTATGATACATTGGAAAAAGGTACTGTAACAATCAGGGACAGGAATACAGCTAAACAGGAAATTATTAAAATTAATAATATACTAAAAACAGTTAAAGAGAAACTGGATGAGGCGTAAACAATGGAAAGGATCTATACTAATGAAGTAAAAAATCATATGGGGGAAAAAGTTTTAGTAAAGGGATTTGCCCAAGAAATTCGTGATTTAAAAAATATCAAATTTGTTATTTTAAGAGATAAAGAAGGAACAGTGCAGACAATTGCGCATAAAAAGTTTACAGATGAAGCTTCACATGAACTCATCTCAAAAACAAACCAAGAAAGTTCTATCCTTATAGAAGGAGAAGTTTGCAAAAACAGCGAAGCAAAACAAGGTTATGAAATTAAGATTGGAAAATTCGAAATAATTAACAATGCCGAACCTTTGCCAATTGATATTTCAGATAAAACTAACACCGGTCTTGATACAAGGCTAGATTTTAGGTTCCTTGACTTTAAAAAATCAAAGATTCAGGCAATATTTAAAGTACAGAACGAAATCTTAAAAAGTTTCAGAGAATTTTTTTATGAACAAGGATTTATAGAAATGCAGCCACCCTGCATAATTGCTGCCGCTTCAGAGGGGGGCACTGATTTATTTCCAGTAAAATATTTCGAAGCTGACGCATACCTTGCGCAGTCCCCTCAATTATATAAACAAATGTTGGCATGCGCAATTGAAAAGGTTA
This DNA window, taken from Candidatus Woesearchaeota archaeon, encodes the following:
- a CDS encoding thymidine kinase — its product is MRRKHDPDIKPGILEVFCGPMRCGKSKTLKARYEKLDFIKNGEIEYLVFKPACDNRPREIKEAQGGIYIEGIIVNEQNPFSILDYVKDKYNLALVAIDEAQFFVKGLDIVVEKLLRININVIVDGLDTDFKGEPFGVMPYLLSMADEVTKLTARCEYEGCGGVATRSQRLIDGKPAHYNSPIILVEGSGQNEKYLAVCLGDHIVPGKP
- a CDS encoding redox-regulated ATPase YchF, with the translated sequence MLIGIVGKPSCGKSTFFKSSTLAEVDIANYPFTTIKPNRAMGYVKINCADKFFEKQCNPRMGYCTNHKRFVPVELLDVAGLVPGAHEGLGMGNQFLDDLRQADVLIHVIDISGSVNEKGEPVEPLSYDPLNDIRFLEKELDYWYLNIIEKGWKKFAQRVIQEKLDIKIALAKQLSGLAVTEDMIETVITKFQLQNIKPVDWTQEQMLQLATELRKTTKPMLIACNKVDVPGAEKNFARLIKEFPDYILIPCSAESELMLKEASKHELIDYIPGEKDFAIKDESKLNDKQKAALTFVKINILEKFDSTGVQKVLDKAVFELLGYIAVYPGGINKLADSNGNILPDCFLMKKDSTALDFAYKLHTDFGKHFIRAINVKTKMATGKDQKLQHCDVIEIVSGK
- a CDS encoding DUF2073 domain-containing protein, coding for MLAFQFIPYSEIEKQSSQRRIQRILNVVKDNKIAVLEGRLKKEEEAELIEKTMESIDEDFKGIELAVSIPKKKNEELWHEKAKRVMINYLLGDRTGFTIVGPASIIKEIKKNPDKIELFTKNLVVKRTQKKKLVANINGIANGKARP
- a CDS encoding 50S ribosome-binding GTPase codes for the protein MLKSVRKFLNRYLGRLFKTKSHIKLGLYGPPNAGKTTLANRICQDWLGEDMGSVSNIAHETREIQIKEQINIKKGNRELSFSLVDTPGIATKIDYEDFLKFGMKEAQAKKRAKEATKGIIDAIKWLDDMDTVIVVLDATKDPFSQVNITIIGNLAARDINVLIVANKSDLKKSDIKRIKSAFPQYEVIGVSAKFGKNIDEFYEMLLDATNR
- the glyS gene encoding glycine--tRNA ligase, giving the protein MANHEFVQHFNAFLHQKGFVWGPSPEIYGGLAGFYTYAPLGKLLKNNVENTIRDIFHKNHFWEVECPSIMQKEVWKASGHLEGFTDPLIKCSKCNSNFRVDGLIEETIGTEIPIGEMSNPEILKLIEEKNIKCPNCKEQLEKKITKHNLMMKTTVGVDTEAYNRPETATTTYLPFPRYLTHFRERLPFGVFQIGKAFRNEISPRQHLMRMREFTQAEGQLFLFPDQKQDYEPYEKIKNKKLPLWPHKVWSHNKPLEEISVKDAIELGYFKNKAYAWLVHLSYELFTSMGIPAEKIRLRQHNPKEKAFYADDAWDLEIRLNSFGWMECCGIHDRTDYDLKQHAKHSGKKLEARDENNVIQVPHVLEIAFGTDRPTYALLDIFYEYKDKEEGKTKFNVPYKLAPVKVAIFPLMKKDNLPEKAEEIYQELSKQFQCKYDQSGSIGKRYLREDESGTPFCITIDYDTLEKGTVTIRDRNTAKQEIIKINNILKTVKEKLDEA